The Thermoanaerobaculia bacterium nucleotide sequence TCATGACTTCTTCTCCGTTCTTCGCGACGAGGGACGCGACCGTCAGCGATGTCGCCCGGATCATGGCCGAGAAAGAGGTCGGCGTCGTCCCGATCGTGGACGAGACCCGCCGACTGCTCGGGATCCTCACCGATCGCGACGTCTGCAAGGCGATCGCCACCACGAACTGCGCGGCCTGCGACATTCCGGCGCTCGAGCTCGCGAGCCGGCCCGTCATTTCGTGCGGACCCGAAGAAGAGCTCGAATCGGCGCTCAAGACGATGCGCGATCATCACATTCGCCGGCTGCCCGTCGTGGACGCGAAATCGAAGCTCCAGGGGATTCTTTCGATCGACGACGTCGTTCTCCGCTCCGAAGAAGCGATGGAAGCCACGCACTCGACGATCTCCTTCGGCGACGCGGTCCGCACCCTCAAGGCGATCTACGGCGAGCGCTCTCCCCGCCGGCAGCGCGTCATCTCGACGTAGCCCCGAGACCCCGTCCCGGAAAAGCGGCGGCACGCGGTTCCCGAAAGTCTCCCTACCGCCTTCCTCCGA carries:
- a CDS encoding CBS domain-containing protein, producing the protein MNVQAIMTSSPFFATRDATVSDVARIMAEKEVGVVPIVDETRRLLGILTDRDVCKAIATTNCAACDIPALELASRPVISCGPEEELESALKTMRDHHIRRLPVVDAKSKLQGILSIDDVVLRSEEAMEATHSTISFGDAVRTLKAIYGERSPRRQRVIST